A portion of the Candidatus Eisenbacteria bacterium genome contains these proteins:
- the fabG gene encoding 3-oxoacyl-ACP reductase FabG, translating into MSARLQGKIAVVTGAGQGLGEAIAVRFAREGIAGVVVNDLNAETAGHTAELVRAAGSRALAVAGSVTDERFVVELMERAVKEMGSLDVLVNNAGITRDKLMRDMSAADFDAVVNLNLRGTFLCCKYGTPPMVAKKWGRVINMSSRAHLGNKGQTNYSASKAGVIGLSRSLAFELGKFGVTVNCIAPGVIATPGVTSLPHYKDLVERIAPTLPIPRLGKAEDVAGVAAFLASDDAEYVTAETIHVSGGRY; encoded by the coding sequence ATGTCGGCACGTTTGCAGGGCAAGATCGCGGTCGTGACCGGCGCGGGGCAGGGGCTCGGCGAGGCCATCGCCGTGCGCTTCGCGCGCGAGGGGATCGCCGGTGTGGTGGTGAACGATCTCAACGCCGAGACGGCCGGACACACGGCCGAGCTGGTGCGTGCGGCCGGCAGCCGGGCGCTCGCTGTCGCCGGCAGCGTCACGGACGAGCGCTTCGTCGTCGAGCTCATGGAGCGCGCCGTGAAGGAGATGGGCTCGCTCGACGTGCTCGTGAACAACGCCGGCATCACGCGCGACAAGCTCATGCGCGACATGTCGGCGGCCGACTTCGACGCGGTCGTGAACCTGAACCTCCGCGGCACGTTCCTGTGCTGCAAGTACGGCACGCCGCCCATGGTGGCGAAGAAGTGGGGCCGCGTCATCAACATGAGCTCGCGCGCGCACCTCGGGAACAAGGGCCAGACGAACTACTCGGCGTCGAAGGCGGGCGTAATCGGCCTCTCGCGCTCGCTCGCCTTCGAGCTCGGCAAGTTCGGCGTCACCGTCAACTGCATCGCGCCCGGCGTCATCGCGACGCCCGGCGTGACCTCGCTCCCGCACTACAAGGACCTGGTCGAGCGCATCGCGCCGACGCTGCCGATCCCGCGCCTCGGCAAGGCCGAGGACGTGGCGGGGGTCGCGGCGTTCCTCGCCTCGGACGACGCGGAGTACGTGACCGCCGAGACCATCCACGTCTCGGGCGGCCGCTACTGA
- a CDS encoding acyl-CoA dehydrogenase family protein, with protein sequence MDFELTDEQKLLRDTARRFLEREVAPRVAEAEAKQQFPRDLYPRLAELGFVGATVSSEHGGHGLDFTSYLVLVEELAYCWGSLRSSVTTHNMVTGIIAEAGTPEQRAAYLPGLTGGALIAFFGLTEPNVGSDASGVELVAEEAGDAYRLRGTKTLITNGTVADVGLVIAKVRDAGPTGFIVDRRESPFEARALEKMGNLATPLAELSFEDVLVPKRNLVGERGKGLRLALRGLAQGRCAVAFAAIGLARAALDASVRYAKERKQFGKTIGGFQLVQAMIAEMANLTDASRLMAYRAAAALSRGEKGVLESSQAKLFATESGQRVAKLAIQIHGGYGYTREFPVERYYRDLRHLTLAEGTTQIQQLVIGRELLGIDAIR encoded by the coding sequence ATGGATTTCGAGCTGACGGACGAGCAGAAGCTGCTGCGCGATACGGCGCGGCGGTTTCTCGAGCGGGAGGTGGCGCCGCGGGTGGCGGAGGCGGAGGCGAAGCAGCAGTTCCCGCGCGATCTCTATCCGCGTCTGGCGGAGCTCGGGTTCGTCGGGGCGACCGTGTCGTCCGAGCACGGGGGGCACGGGCTCGACTTCACGTCCTATCTCGTGCTCGTCGAGGAGCTGGCCTACTGCTGGGGATCGCTGCGCAGCTCGGTCACCACGCACAACATGGTGACGGGGATCATCGCCGAGGCCGGCACGCCCGAGCAGCGGGCGGCGTACCTCCCGGGTCTCACCGGCGGCGCGCTGATCGCGTTCTTCGGCCTCACGGAGCCGAACGTCGGCTCGGACGCCTCCGGCGTGGAGCTGGTCGCCGAGGAGGCGGGCGACGCCTATCGCCTGCGCGGGACGAAGACGCTCATCACGAACGGCACCGTGGCCGACGTCGGCCTCGTGATCGCGAAGGTGCGCGACGCGGGTCCGACCGGCTTCATCGTCGACCGGCGCGAGTCGCCGTTCGAGGCGCGCGCGCTCGAGAAGATGGGCAACCTCGCGACGCCGCTCGCCGAGCTGTCGTTCGAGGACGTGCTCGTGCCGAAACGGAACCTCGTCGGCGAGCGGGGAAAGGGGCTGCGGCTGGCGCTCCGCGGGCTCGCGCAGGGACGCTGCGCGGTCGCGTTCGCGGCCATCGGCCTCGCCCGCGCGGCGCTCGACGCGTCGGTGCGCTATGCGAAGGAGCGCAAGCAGTTCGGCAAGACGATCGGCGGCTTCCAGCTCGTGCAGGCGATGATCGCCGAGATGGCGAACCTGACCGACGCGAGCCGGCTCATGGCGTATCGCGCGGCGGCCGCGCTCTCGCGGGGCGAGAAGGGCGTGCTCGAGTCGTCGCAGGCGAAGCTCTTCGCCACCGAGTCGGGCCAGCGGGTCGCGAAGCTCGCCATCCAGATCCACGGCGGCTACGGCTACACGCGCGAGTTCCCGGTCGAGCGCTACTACCGCGACCTGCGGCATCTGACGCTCGCCGAGGGCACGACGCAGATCCAACAGCTCGTCATCGGCCGGGAGCTCCTCGGCATCGACGCCATACGCTGA
- the sufT gene encoding putative Fe-S cluster assembly protein SufT — translation MAMERIELGRDCEAVQIPIGTAVTLEKGTEVYLMQSLGGSYTVQAPAYGGLFRIAGRDADAIGKEPLPDPVATATAESGSLESQVWSMLKTCFDPEIPVNIVDLGLVYDMRISPEGDGSRVDVQMTLTAQGCGMGTSIAADARHKILALPGVTDANVEIVWDPPWTPQMISPEGRERLGMA, via the coding sequence ATGGCAATGGAACGGATCGAGCTCGGCAGAGACTGCGAGGCCGTACAGATTCCGATCGGCACCGCGGTCACGCTCGAGAAGGGCACCGAGGTCTACCTCATGCAGTCGCTCGGCGGCTCCTACACGGTGCAGGCGCCGGCCTATGGCGGGCTCTTCCGGATCGCCGGGCGCGACGCCGACGCGATCGGGAAGGAACCCCTGCCCGATCCGGTGGCGACGGCCACGGCCGAGAGCGGCAGCCTCGAGAGCCAGGTGTGGAGCATGCTGAAGACGTGCTTCGACCCCGAGATCCCGGTGAACATCGTCGACCTCGGCCTCGTGTACGACATGCGCATCAGCCCAGAGGGCGACGGCAGCCGCGTCGACGTCCAGATGACGCTCACGGCGCAGGGCTGCGGCATGGGCACGTCGATCGCCGCCGACGCGCGCCACAAGATCCTGGCGCTGCCGGGCGTGACCGACGCGAACGTCGAGATCGTGTGGGATCCCCCGTGGACGCCGCAGATGATCTCGCCCGAGGGGCGCGAGCGCCTCGGGATGGCCTGA
- a CDS encoding pyridoxamine 5'-phosphate oxidase family protein — MWSVALATVCVLALAAVGGAASFPPDVVEALKTSKNLYVATKRKDGTQSSVAPIWFMFDGDAVYFTTAPGTHKATRIEHGSPVLVWVGAENGPHFVGKGEIVHDPAIADKMAPVYDQKYWISWMGFFRPRADRVREGKTLIVKVTPAE; from the coding sequence ATGTGGAGTGTCGCCCTCGCCACCGTCTGCGTCCTCGCCCTCGCGGCCGTCGGCGGCGCCGCGAGCTTCCCGCCGGACGTCGTCGAGGCCCTGAAGACGTCGAAGAACCTCTACGTGGCCACGAAACGGAAGGACGGCACGCAGAGCTCCGTCGCTCCCATCTGGTTCATGTTCGACGGCGACGCCGTCTACTTCACGACCGCGCCCGGCACCCACAAGGCGACGCGGATCGAGCACGGAAGCCCCGTCCTCGTCTGGGTCGGGGCCGAGAACGGCCCTCATTTCGTCGGCAAGGGCGAGATCGTCCACGACCCGGCCATCGCCGACAAGATGGCCCCCGTCTACGACCAGAAGTACTGGATCTCGTGGATGGGATTCTTCCGGCCGCGCGCCGATCGGGTGCGGGAGGGGAAGACGCTCATCGTCAAGGTGACGCCGGCCGAGTAG
- the rnd gene encoding ribonuclease D, with product MEVAGNVGVEPGAQLGPEGVDVGHDAPGDSKDARVNRAVTRWLRAGGRPRYLHPAVTPPVSPLLTTHSELVALVRAIRAGGRLALDTEFVWERTYRPELGVIQIATDSTVAVIDTVALKDLSALFPVLQDPAIPVVLHGGGQDLEILAVLMGTPMRGVVDTQVEAAFLGYGLQVGLSALLERVLKVRIRKDQTYTDWIRRPLKPEQVVYAEQDVVHLLAMHDQLRVELQRRDRLAWVEEELRDLEDPARWAPEPDEELYRGVKSWQRLDARELAVLRSIAAWRERAARRANIRPNFICNDVVLTTLAARPAETVDELRGVRGLSPGTVDRHGKGLLAAIKEGVACPRDQWPEPPVRQRRHAPPSGLIALLRASVQAVADREEIAPEVIASARDIEGLVELSTTKSRNGDAEAENRLLHGWRRRLTGETLLQIARGELWIRYDPERREVVGEPRTPTDR from the coding sequence GTGGAGGTCGCGGGGAACGTTGGTGTCGAGCCAGGCGCGCAGCTCGGCCCGGAAGGCGTCGATGTCGGCCATGATGCCCCTGGCGATAGCAAGGACGCGCGCGTCAATCGAGCCGTGACCCGGTGGTTGCGGGCAGGCGGGCGTCCGCGATACCTCCACCCCGCCGTGACACCCCCCGTCTCGCCCCTGCTCACGACGCATTCGGAGCTGGTGGCCCTGGTGAGGGCCATCCGAGCAGGAGGGCGGCTCGCGCTCGACACCGAGTTCGTGTGGGAGCGGACGTACCGGCCGGAGCTGGGGGTCATCCAGATCGCGACCGACTCGACGGTCGCCGTCATCGACACCGTCGCGCTGAAGGATCTCTCGGCGCTGTTTCCGGTGCTGCAGGATCCGGCGATCCCGGTCGTGCTCCACGGCGGCGGTCAGGACCTGGAGATCCTGGCCGTCCTCATGGGTACGCCCATGCGCGGTGTCGTCGACACGCAGGTGGAAGCCGCGTTCCTCGGCTACGGCCTGCAGGTGGGGCTGTCGGCACTCCTCGAGCGCGTGCTGAAGGTCCGCATCCGCAAGGACCAGACGTACACCGACTGGATCCGCCGCCCGCTCAAGCCCGAGCAGGTCGTCTACGCCGAGCAGGACGTCGTGCACCTCCTCGCGATGCACGACCAGCTCCGCGTCGAGCTGCAGCGCCGCGACCGGCTCGCCTGGGTCGAGGAGGAGCTGCGCGACCTCGAAGATCCCGCGCGGTGGGCCCCCGAGCCCGACGAGGAGCTGTATCGCGGCGTCAAGTCCTGGCAGCGCCTCGACGCGCGCGAGCTGGCGGTCCTGCGCAGCATCGCCGCCTGGCGCGAGCGCGCCGCGCGCCGCGCCAACATCCGGCCGAACTTCATCTGCAACGACGTCGTGCTGACGACGCTCGCGGCGCGCCCGGCCGAGACCGTCGACGAGCTGCGCGGCGTGCGCGGGCTCTCGCCAGGCACCGTCGATCGCCACGGCAAGGGGCTCCTCGCGGCCATCAAGGAAGGCGTCGCGTGCCCGCGCGACCAATGGCCCGAGCCGCCGGTGCGGCAGCGGCGTCACGCGCCGCCGTCGGGACTGATCGCCCTCCTGCGCGCGTCCGTCCAGGCGGTCGCTGACCGCGAGGAGATCGCCCCCGAGGTGATCGCGAGCGCGCGCGACATCGAGGGCCTGGTCGAGCTCTCGACCACCAAGTCACGCAACGGCGATGCCGAAGCCGAGAACCGCCTGCTCCACGGCTGGCGCCGGCGGCTCACGGGCGAGACCCTCCTCCAGATCGCGCGCGGCGAGCTGTGGATCCGCTACGATCCCGAGCGGCGCGAAGTGGTGGGCGAGCCGCGGACGCCGACGGACCGATAG
- a CDS encoding acyl-CoA dehydrogenase family protein: protein MADIDAFRAELRAWLDTNVPRDLHPDAAEKLPEPERVKRLRAWQRKLAENRWVAINWPEEAGGRGASIPQQIVYVEEMARAQAPEVIGNLGIGIAGPPIIAYGTEEQKRRFLPRILACDDLWCFGFSEPGAGSDLASLRTQASLEGDHFVVNGQKVWTTLAHHADWCMLLARTDPGTKRAKGVSCLLVDMKTPGVTVRPLRQITGEADFNEVFFENVRVPKENLLGGLHEGWQIATSALQNERGILYVVGMQILLKEQRDKLLDFARARGAGRDPILRQQLAKAYLGTETFRMTCQRTLDKLMRFGFPGPESAIIKLHWTELTQMMPQIGMEILGAEGLVYDADDGGPALLQRSYLGARAASIASGTSEIMRGIIAMQVLGLPRGT, encoded by the coding sequence ATGGCCGACATCGACGCCTTCCGGGCCGAGCTGCGCGCCTGGCTCGACACCAACGTTCCCCGCGACCTCCACCCGGACGCGGCTGAGAAGCTCCCCGAGCCCGAGCGCGTGAAGCGCCTGCGAGCCTGGCAGCGAAAGCTCGCCGAGAACCGCTGGGTCGCCATCAACTGGCCCGAGGAGGCGGGCGGCCGCGGCGCGAGCATCCCTCAGCAGATCGTCTACGTCGAGGAGATGGCACGCGCGCAGGCGCCCGAGGTGATCGGCAACCTCGGCATCGGCATCGCCGGCCCACCGATCATCGCGTACGGCACCGAGGAGCAGAAGCGTCGTTTCCTGCCGCGCATCCTCGCGTGCGACGACCTGTGGTGCTTCGGCTTCTCGGAGCCGGGAGCCGGGTCCGACCTGGCGTCGCTCCGCACGCAGGCCTCGCTCGAGGGCGATCATTTCGTCGTGAACGGGCAGAAGGTCTGGACGACGCTCGCGCACCACGCCGACTGGTGCATGCTGCTCGCGCGCACCGATCCCGGGACGAAGCGCGCGAAGGGTGTCTCGTGCCTGCTCGTCGACATGAAGACCCCGGGCGTGACGGTGCGGCCTCTGCGCCAGATCACCGGTGAGGCCGACTTCAACGAGGTGTTCTTCGAGAACGTTCGCGTGCCGAAGGAGAACCTGCTGGGCGGGCTGCACGAAGGCTGGCAGATCGCCACCTCGGCGCTCCAGAACGAGCGCGGCATCCTCTACGTGGTCGGGATGCAGATCCTCTTGAAGGAGCAGCGCGACAAGCTCCTCGATTTCGCACGCGCGCGCGGTGCCGGACGCGATCCGATCCTCCGCCAGCAGCTCGCCAAGGCGTACCTCGGCACCGAGACCTTCCGCATGACCTGCCAGCGCACGCTCGACAAGCTCATGCGTTTCGGCTTTCCCGGGCCCGAGTCGGCGATCATCAAGCTGCACTGGACCGAGCTCACGCAGATGATGCCCCAGATCGGCATGGAGATCCTCGGCGCCGAGGGCCTCGTCTACGACGCCGACGACGGCGGGCCCGCCCTGCTCCAGCGCTCGTACCTCGGCGCGCGGGCGGCGAGCATCGCGTCGGGCACCTCGGAGATCATGCGCGGCATCATCGCGATGCAGGTGCTGGGGCTGCCGCGTGGGACGTGA
- a CDS encoding lipase maturation factor family protein: MSAPRAYVRNLFLRLFGVILAVAFASLGVQARVLWGAHGLLPACPVAEAMGPTLFRFWCTDGALVGAAAAGIVLSLGLVFLVAPRWCLVACWILYLSFVSVGQDFLWFQWDNLLLETAFFTLFVTPGGLRPRAAPPPHPIGVFLMQCLLFRLMVESGAAKLLAGDPTWRDLTAMATYYETAPLPTWVGWWMHQLPLWMHRASSAATMVVEIGAPLCIWGPRLVRRMAVLAMLGFQVFVILTANYGFFNYLSAALCLWALDDHDFGRQEVVARERSVVADVGLGAAVLVLVPLTLIPFLPFLQLPGLARAVAPIEDVMNDYRSINAYHLFASMTLVRREPVIEGSSDGVTWLPYEFDYKPGDPGRAPPFVAPHQPRVDFQLWFLLLGRRGAPYFDALLDRLLHDPDAVASLFATNPFPDAPPEQVRVAVYRYRFSDWRTRRDTGVWWTRELEGYTRALQR; the protein is encoded by the coding sequence GTGAGCGCGCCCCGAGCCTACGTTCGTAACCTCTTCCTCCGCCTGTTCGGCGTCATCCTCGCCGTCGCGTTCGCGTCGCTCGGCGTGCAGGCACGCGTCCTGTGGGGTGCGCATGGCCTCCTGCCGGCCTGCCCGGTCGCCGAGGCGATGGGACCGACGCTCTTCCGCTTCTGGTGCACCGACGGGGCGCTGGTCGGGGCGGCGGCGGCGGGGATCGTGCTCTCGCTCGGGCTCGTCTTCCTGGTGGCGCCGCGCTGGTGTCTGGTCGCGTGCTGGATCCTCTACCTCTCGTTCGTCAGCGTCGGGCAGGACTTCCTCTGGTTCCAGTGGGACAACCTGCTGCTCGAGACCGCCTTCTTCACGCTGTTCGTGACTCCCGGGGGGCTCCGTCCCCGCGCCGCGCCGCCGCCCCACCCGATCGGCGTCTTCCTGATGCAGTGCCTGCTCTTCCGCCTGATGGTGGAGTCGGGCGCCGCGAAGCTCCTCGCCGGCGATCCCACCTGGCGCGATCTCACGGCGATGGCGACGTACTACGAGACCGCGCCGCTCCCGACCTGGGTCGGGTGGTGGATGCATCAGCTCCCGCTCTGGATGCATCGCGCGTCCAGCGCCGCGACGATGGTGGTGGAGATCGGAGCACCGCTCTGCATCTGGGGACCGCGCCTGGTGCGCCGCATGGCGGTCCTCGCGATGCTCGGCTTCCAGGTGTTCGTGATCCTCACCGCGAACTACGGCTTCTTCAACTATCTCTCGGCCGCGCTCTGCCTGTGGGCGCTCGACGACCACGATTTTGGCCGGCAGGAGGTCGTCGCGCGCGAGCGATCGGTCGTCGCCGACGTGGGCCTCGGGGCGGCGGTGCTCGTCCTCGTGCCCTTGACCCTCATCCCGTTCCTTCCCTTCCTGCAGCTACCCGGGCTCGCGCGCGCCGTCGCACCGATCGAAGACGTCATGAACGATTATCGCTCGATCAACGCGTACCACCTCTTCGCCTCGATGACGCTCGTGCGTCGCGAGCCGGTGATCGAGGGCTCGAGCGACGGCGTCACGTGGCTGCCGTACGAGTTCGACTACAAGCCCGGGGATCCGGGGCGCGCCCCGCCGTTCGTGGCGCCGCACCAGCCGCGTGTCGACTTCCAGCTCTGGTTCCTCCTGCTCGGCCGCCGCGGCGCGCCGTACTTCGACGCGCTCCTGGACCGCCTGTTGCACGATCCGGACGCGGTCGCTTCGCTCTTCGCGACGAATCCCTTCCCCGACGCGCCGCCCGAGCAGGTGCGCGTCGCGGTGTACCGCTATCGCTTCAGCGACTGGCGCACGCGCCGCGACACCGGCGTCTGGTGGACGCGTGAGCTCGAGGGGTACACGCGCGCCCTGCAACGCTAG
- a CDS encoding AraC family transcriptional regulator, translating to MSDTLERIQRAIDFVEAHLFEDLPLTAIAARADASPWHFHRTFSAVTGETPATYVWKRRLSEICRRLVETREPLVEVALDCGFESQATFTRAFTRYVGVAPGRFRRTQPHLLPAYRYPPLDLAALAERQRRMEFMEPRIVRKPAFIVVGMADRFTPTSPRIPELWGRFAPRIHEVPHRRGLHTLGVCIGAEPATVEEAGFTYLAGVEVERAGDVPEGMIVVTVPENAYAVLTHTGHLSRLPDTVKHVWGRWLPASPYRHVPAPDFEYYDPARWDPGTGEGEVDLYVPIADA from the coding sequence GTGAGCGACACCCTCGAGCGGATCCAGCGCGCGATCGACTTCGTCGAGGCGCACCTGTTCGAGGACCTGCCCCTCACGGCGATCGCCGCACGCGCCGACGCATCGCCCTGGCATTTCCACCGGACGTTCTCCGCCGTCACGGGCGAGACGCCCGCGACCTACGTCTGGAAGCGGCGGCTCTCCGAGATCTGCCGGCGGCTCGTCGAGACGCGCGAGCCGCTGGTCGAGGTGGCGCTCGACTGCGGGTTCGAATCGCAGGCCACCTTCACGCGCGCGTTCACACGGTACGTCGGCGTGGCGCCCGGGCGCTTCCGGCGCACGCAGCCGCACCTGTTGCCCGCCTATCGCTATCCCCCACTCGACCTGGCGGCGCTCGCCGAGCGCCAGCGACGGATGGAGTTCATGGAGCCACGGATCGTCCGCAAGCCCGCGTTCATCGTCGTCGGCATGGCCGATCGCTTCACGCCGACCTCGCCCCGGATCCCCGAGCTGTGGGGCCGGTTCGCGCCGCGCATCCACGAGGTGCCGCACCGGCGCGGACTCCACACGCTCGGCGTGTGCATCGGCGCCGAGCCCGCGACCGTCGAGGAGGCGGGGTTCACCTATCTCGCCGGCGTCGAGGTGGAGCGTGCGGGCGACGTGCCCGAGGGAATGATCGTCGTCACCGTCCCCGAGAATGCCTACGCGGTTCTGACGCACACGGGGCACCTCTCGCGCCTTCCCGACACGGTGAAGCACGTCTGGGGACGATGGCTGCCGGCGTCGCCGTACCGTCACGTGCCCGCGCCGGACTTCGAATACTACGACCCGGCGCGTTGGGATCCGGGAACGGGCGAGGGCGAGGTCGATCTGTACGTCCCGATCGCGGACGCATGA
- a CDS encoding 2-hydroxychromene-2-carboxylate isomerase encodes MPAPLEFWFEFASTYSYLAAGRIERVAADAGVPVVWRPFLLGPIFKSQGWNDSPFNIYPAKGRYMWRDMERQCARYGLPMRRPSQFPRGSLVAARIAAVKAGEPWCPAFVRAVYHANFAEDRDIGAAETVRAILDAIGQPGAALVELAQSGEAKDALRVQTERAITLGIFGAPTFVTRDEVFWGDDRLENALAWARDGG; translated from the coding sequence ATGCCGGCGCCCCTCGAGTTCTGGTTCGAGTTCGCGAGCACCTACTCCTACCTCGCGGCGGGCCGGATCGAGCGCGTCGCCGCCGACGCCGGCGTGCCGGTCGTGTGGCGGCCCTTCCTCCTGGGTCCCATCTTCAAGAGCCAGGGTTGGAACGATTCGCCGTTCAACATCTATCCGGCGAAGGGGCGGTACATGTGGCGCGACATGGAACGCCAGTGCGCGCGCTACGGCCTGCCGATGCGGCGGCCATCGCAGTTCCCGCGCGGCAGCCTCGTCGCCGCTCGCATCGCCGCGGTGAAGGCGGGCGAACCCTGGTGCCCGGCCTTCGTGCGCGCCGTCTACCACGCGAACTTCGCCGAGGACCGCGACATCGGTGCGGCCGAGACCGTGCGGGCGATCCTCGACGCCATCGGTCAGCCCGGCGCTGCGCTCGTCGAGCTCGCACAGTCGGGCGAGGCGAAAGACGCGCTGCGCGTCCAGACCGAGCGTGCGATCACGCTCGGAATCTTCGGCGCGCCGACGTTCGTCACGCGCGACGAGGTCTTCTGGGGCGACGATCGCCTCGAGAACGCCCTCGCGTGGGCGCGCGACGGCGGCTGA
- a CDS encoding amidohydrolase family protein, which translates to MQADIVLRGGTVVDGSGAAAAKADVAIRGDRIVAVGAYDGPAREVIDARGKIVTPGFVDVHTHLDAQLTWDPLGAPACWHGITSVVVGNCGVGFAPCKPADRDYLMFLMEGVEDIPRAAIAAGMKWTWESFGEYLRALGTGGLGLNVGAYVGHAPLRVYAMGERGVVDTPPSESELATMQAAVDEAIASGALGISSGRTTMHRTPAGDAVPGTFADEREVMALVEPLRRRGAGIFQMVPYGAAGEAAEGFARDLPLLVEVARRTGRPVSVALTQARQYPDEWRDSLARIERAAGPEVRIVPQVAPRSIGLMLGFGGLLSPLLLFPAAGDLLDKSEDEVRAALRDAGLRRRLAESLDPSGEIMAGMATLDRVYPLTEAGVASYETTPERSVTGIAARRGVLPGEVLLDEMVASELRRLFMIALYNFDMDAARAMLAHPMSVPGLGDAGAHTSQTCDVGVPTFMLAYWVRTRGAMTLESAVRKLTAAPAAAWDIPERGLVREGWYADLNVIDLDRLDLGMAQVRHDLPTGATNLSQRASGFVATIVNGQVLMRDGEHTGALPGRVLRNAAAAS; encoded by the coding sequence ATGCAGGCGGACATCGTCCTCAGGGGCGGGACGGTCGTAGACGGCAGTGGCGCCGCGGCGGCGAAGGCCGACGTGGCGATTCGGGGTGATCGCATCGTCGCAGTGGGCGCGTACGACGGCCCGGCGCGCGAGGTGATCGACGCGCGCGGCAAGATCGTCACGCCCGGCTTCGTCGACGTCCACACCCACCTGGATGCGCAGCTCACCTGGGACCCGCTCGGCGCGCCCGCGTGCTGGCACGGGATCACGTCGGTCGTGGTCGGGAACTGCGGCGTCGGCTTCGCGCCGTGCAAGCCCGCCGATCGCGACTACCTGATGTTCCTCATGGAAGGAGTCGAGGACATCCCGCGCGCCGCCATCGCGGCCGGCATGAAGTGGACGTGGGAGAGCTTCGGCGAGTACCTGCGGGCGCTCGGGACGGGCGGCCTCGGGCTCAACGTGGGCGCATACGTCGGGCACGCGCCGCTGCGCGTGTATGCGATGGGCGAACGCGGCGTGGTCGACACGCCGCCCAGCGAGTCCGAGCTCGCGACCATGCAGGCCGCCGTCGACGAGGCGATCGCGTCGGGTGCGCTCGGCATCTCGAGCGGTCGCACGACGATGCACCGCACGCCGGCCGGCGACGCCGTGCCCGGCACGTTCGCCGACGAGCGCGAGGTGATGGCGCTCGTGGAGCCGCTGCGACGCCGGGGCGCCGGGATCTTCCAGATGGTGCCGTACGGCGCCGCGGGCGAAGCGGCCGAGGGTTTCGCACGCGATCTCCCGCTCCTGGTCGAGGTGGCGCGCCGGACCGGGCGGCCGGTCTCGGTGGCGCTGACGCAGGCGCGCCAGTATCCGGACGAGTGGCGTGATTCGCTCGCGCGCATCGAGCGCGCGGCGGGACCCGAGGTGCGCATCGTGCCGCAGGTGGCGCCGCGCTCGATCGGTCTCATGCTCGGCTTCGGCGGCCTCCTCTCGCCGCTGCTGCTCTTCCCTGCGGCCGGCGACCTGCTCGACAAGTCGGAGGACGAGGTCCGGGCGGCTCTGCGCGACGCCGGCCTCCGCCGGCGTCTGGCCGAGAGCCTCGACCCGTCGGGCGAGATCATGGCCGGCATGGCGACGCTCGATCGCGTCTATCCGCTGACGGAGGCGGGTGTGGCGTCCTACGAGACGACGCCCGAGCGGAGCGTCACCGGCATCGCCGCGCGTCGCGGCGTCCTGCCGGGCGAGGTGCTGCTCGACGAGATGGTCGCCTCGGAGCTCCGCCGGCTCTTCATGATCGCGCTCTACAACTTCGACATGGACGCGGCGCGCGCGATGCTCGCGCACCCGATGAGCGTCCCCGGCCTCGGCGACGCGGGCGCGCACACGAGCCAGACGTGCGACGTGGGCGTCCCGACCTTCATGCTCGCGTACTGGGTGCGCACGCGCGGCGCCATGACGCTCGAGTCCGCGGTGCGCAAGCTCACCGCCGCCCCGGCGGCCGCGTGGGACATCCCCGAGCGCGGCCTCGTGCGCGAGGGGTGGTACGCAGACCTGAACGTCATCGATCTCGACCGTCTGGATCTCGGCATGGCGCAGGTCCGGCACGACCTCCCGACCGGGGCGACGAACCTCTCGCAGCGCGCCTCGGGGTTCGTCGCGACGATCGTGAACGGGCAGGTGCTCATGCGGGACGGCGAGCACACGGGCGCGCTCCCGGGTCGCGTGCTCCGCAACGCCGCGGCGGCGTCGTGA